A window of the Lysinibacillus irui genome harbors these coding sequences:
- a CDS encoding saccharopine dehydrogenase family protein gives MKVVVLGAGLMGKEVARDLIKNDKVERVYLGDIDVKVAQDFVDTLDTNKVEVVELHAERDDSLMDVISKGDVAVNALFYSFNERVARAAIEAGVHSVDLGGHIGGVTEKILDLHEEAKAKGVTIIPDLGVAPGMVNILAGYGASKLDEVESIKLFVGGIPTEPKPPLHYTRVFSLDGVFDHYTEPSKTIQKGKLEEVPSLSGVEPIYFDGFGVLEAFYTSGGISTLYKTFPNVRTLEYKTIRYKGHAEKFKLLADLGFLDSANKVEVDNQEVPVRAVVREALKKKLELGTKPDAVLLRVIVAGEKAQQQVTYEYEMVVRKDMTINETAMARATANTISVVAQMIGAGAITEHGVFAPEAIVPGATYIEEMAKRGVVIKETSHKSAMIVKW, from the coding sequence ATGAAAGTTGTTGTATTAGGTGCAGGTTTAATGGGTAAAGAGGTAGCTCGTGATTTAATAAAAAACGATAAAGTTGAGCGTGTGTATTTAGGGGATATCGATGTAAAAGTTGCACAGGATTTTGTAGACACACTAGATACAAATAAGGTTGAGGTTGTAGAGCTACACGCAGAACGTGACGATTCGTTAATGGACGTTATTTCGAAGGGTGATGTTGCCGTCAATGCATTGTTTTATTCGTTCAATGAGCGAGTAGCAAGAGCAGCCATTGAGGCAGGTGTACATTCCGTCGACTTAGGTGGTCATATCGGTGGCGTTACAGAGAAGATATTGGATCTACATGAGGAAGCCAAGGCAAAAGGTGTTACAATCATTCCTGACCTAGGTGTTGCTCCAGGCATGGTCAATATTCTAGCGGGGTATGGTGCCTCGAAATTAGATGAGGTCGAATCTATTAAACTATTTGTAGGTGGTATTCCAACTGAGCCAAAACCTCCACTCCATTATACACGTGTATTTTCTTTAGACGGCGTATTCGATCATTATACTGAGCCTTCCAAAACAATTCAGAAGGGCAAGCTTGAAGAAGTTCCATCCCTATCAGGCGTTGAACCTATTTATTTTGATGGTTTCGGTGTGCTTGAGGCATTTTATACATCTGGAGGCATCTCCACTTTGTATAAGACATTCCCAAATGTCCGCACACTAGAATATAAAACAATCCGCTATAAAGGCCATGCAGAGAAGTTTAAACTTTTAGCTGACTTAGGATTCCTTGATTCAGCAAATAAGGTAGAAGTGGATAATCAAGAAGTACCTGTCCGCGCAGTAGTACGAGAAGCACTTAAAAAGAAACTTGAACTGGGAACAAAACCAGATGCTGTACTATTACGTGTTATTGTAGCTGGTGAAAAAGCACAGCAACAAGTGACATATGAATATGAAATGGTTGTACGTAAGGATATGACCATCAATGAAACGGCAATGGCACGTGCAACCGCTAATACCATTTCGGTTGTAGCTCAAATGATTGGTGCAGGTGCTATTACAGAACATGGTGTATTCGCACCTGAAGCTATAGTGCCCGGTGCTACGTATATTGAAGAGATGGCTAAACGTGGCGTAGTGATTAAAGAGACATCTCATAAGTCTGCAATGATTGTGAAATGGTAG
- a CDS encoding acyl-CoA dehydrogenase family protein produces MNFEMSSEQEMLRKTVRQFVDEEIIPYIAKWDAAGGFDAKIWSRLAELGLMGVCVPEQYGGSGMDYNALAIVCEELERGDTAFRTAVSVHTGLNSMTLMQWGTEDQKQRYLVPQAKGVRIGAFGLTEPGAGSDVAAMSTTAVRDGDHYVLNGQKTWISLCDIADHFIVFAYTDKAKKHHGISAFIVERSMAGFTSKAIKGKYGIRAGNTGELFFEDLRVPIENRLGEEGEGFKIAMSALDNGRFTVAAGAVGLIQACIEASVKYCHERETFGKPIGEHQLVGRMLANMEAGYQMSRLLVYRVGELKNKGVRNTRETSLAKWQACDFANKAADDAVQIHGAYGYSDEYPVARYLRNSKAPVIYEGTREIHTIMQADYVLGKRLDKPLTKMLPKWPFEE; encoded by the coding sequence ATGAACTTTGAAATGTCCAGTGAGCAAGAAATGCTACGAAAAACAGTAAGACAGTTTGTTGATGAGGAAATCATCCCCTATATTGCAAAATGGGACGCGGCAGGCGGCTTTGATGCTAAGATTTGGTCGAGACTTGCAGAACTTGGCTTAATGGGAGTTTGTGTACCTGAACAATATGGTGGAAGTGGTATGGATTATAACGCTCTTGCCATCGTTTGTGAGGAGCTTGAACGTGGAGATACGGCGTTTCGCACAGCCGTATCCGTCCATACAGGATTAAATAGCATGACCCTTATGCAGTGGGGGACTGAAGATCAAAAGCAGCGATACCTTGTTCCACAGGCAAAAGGTGTTCGTATTGGAGCATTTGGTCTTACAGAGCCAGGCGCTGGATCTGATGTAGCTGCTATGTCTACAACGGCTGTCCGTGATGGTGATCATTATGTCCTCAATGGACAAAAAACATGGATTTCCTTATGTGATATTGCAGATCACTTTATCGTTTTTGCTTATACAGACAAAGCGAAAAAACATCATGGTATTAGTGCCTTCATTGTAGAGCGTTCTATGGCTGGCTTTACATCAAAAGCGATTAAAGGTAAGTATGGTATTCGCGCTGGTAATACAGGTGAGCTCTTTTTTGAAGATTTACGTGTACCAATAGAAAACCGTCTTGGCGAAGAGGGTGAAGGTTTCAAAATTGCCATGTCTGCGTTAGATAATGGTCGTTTTACGGTAGCGGCTGGTGCAGTTGGTTTAATCCAAGCCTGTATAGAAGCTAGTGTGAAATACTGTCATGAACGAGAAACATTTGGCAAGCCAATAGGAGAGCACCAGCTCGTTGGGCGAATGCTTGCTAATATGGAAGCTGGCTATCAAATGAGCCGACTTCTTGTCTACCGCGTTGGAGAATTAAAAAACAAAGGTGTTCGAAATACAAGAGAGACATCTTTAGCAAAATGGCAGGCTTGTGATTTTGCTAATAAGGCTGCAGATGATGCGGTACAAATTCATGGTGCGTATGGTTATTCAGACGAATATCCTGTGGCTCGTTATTTACGAAACTCAAAAGCACCTGTTATTTATGAAGGAACGCGTGAGATTCATACCATTATGCAGGCTGATTATGTTTTAGGCAAACGTCTAGATAAGCCGTTAACTAAAATGTTGCCTAAATGGCCATTTGAAGAATAG
- a CDS encoding beta-propeller domain-containing protein has protein sequence MMKSKWLAIMLIVVLAIVPGIFTWTITTDVTAKAASTSMAEQSWQASFSVALKKNKITKDYVFITTEIGQKVPATIELLEDQKTLVVKKLKPGNYQLHVKKEAFSQGGLNVSSQVIPFTIIETLTAVKSEKELQQYFKKLLSTQRVGIREEEKADSATSSAVEDNATANNESTTNNQVEGVEEGDIVVVKEGFIYSAKDQSITVVNAKDPKNLKLTTSIKLKESRYISKLALYDNLLIAIGDEYIEKAGTAMVTASFYDISNPGNPKHVRDVGQEGFLQDIRITKDTLYLIGNMYPNYWMLQEDVKADLKPKTFDSMVGTAYKSLPLEKISILPNTMDGTYSLITAVDLKNGAKTTANTKGYLGGSSGLYMSENALYLTTPIYESNHAASSDKRAMDMIWLPRAADTQIFKWNVDGTTLNFAGSTEVKGTVLNQYSMDEYKGNFRIFTTEGNTWDEKSTSYNHLFILDEHLKALGSVKDMAPGEKIYSARFMGEKAYVVTFKQVDPLFVIDVANPKKPAVLGELKIPGFSNYLHPLDETHLIGIGYDTEQRYDAYTKRNFTVTTNMKMSLFDVSDYRNPKEQSTVKIGGKGSYSDVQYNPKALFRHEQYNYFGFPVVLYEAGKGDDIVYQGHGAQIYEITADKGIVLKGNIINRSTNEPYENWEQVVQRVVYIDDALYTVARNEVKSYQLNNFKPLDTLTFK, from the coding sequence ATGATGAAAAGTAAGTGGTTGGCAATTATGCTGATTGTCGTTCTAGCTATCGTGCCTGGCATTTTCACATGGACGATTACTACAGATGTTACTGCAAAGGCAGCAAGCACAAGTATGGCCGAGCAAAGCTGGCAAGCATCTTTTTCAGTTGCTTTAAAGAAAAACAAGATAACTAAAGACTATGTCTTTATTACAACAGAAATAGGTCAAAAAGTACCCGCAACAATTGAATTGCTAGAAGATCAGAAAACATTAGTTGTAAAGAAATTAAAACCAGGTAATTATCAATTACATGTGAAGAAAGAAGCATTCTCACAGGGGGGATTAAATGTCTCATCACAAGTTATTCCATTCACCATTATAGAGACGTTAACTGCTGTAAAATCTGAAAAAGAACTACAACAATATTTCAAAAAACTGTTGTCGACTCAAAGAGTAGGAATTAGAGAGGAAGAAAAAGCAGATAGTGCGACTAGTTCAGCGGTTGAAGATAATGCAACAGCTAATAACGAGTCTACGACCAATAATCAAGTAGAAGGGGTAGAAGAGGGTGATATTGTTGTCGTAAAAGAGGGCTTTATTTACAGTGCGAAAGATCAAAGCATCACAGTTGTGAATGCTAAAGACCCAAAAAATTTAAAATTGACTACGAGCATTAAACTGAAAGAATCACGATATATTTCTAAACTTGCATTATATGACAATTTATTAATTGCCATTGGGGATGAGTATATTGAAAAAGCAGGTACAGCCATGGTAACAGCCTCCTTTTATGATATTTCGAATCCAGGCAATCCAAAGCATGTACGAGATGTAGGGCAAGAGGGCTTTTTACAGGATATTCGCATTACGAAGGATACATTATATTTAATTGGTAATATGTATCCGAATTATTGGATGCTCCAAGAAGATGTAAAAGCAGATTTAAAACCTAAAACATTTGATAGTATGGTAGGCACAGCATACAAAAGTCTACCTTTAGAGAAAATCTCGATATTACCTAATACAATGGATGGTACTTATAGTTTAATTACAGCTGTTGATTTAAAAAATGGGGCTAAGACAACAGCCAATACAAAGGGGTATCTGGGTGGTAGTAGTGGTCTTTATATGTCGGAAAATGCTCTGTATTTAACGACTCCAATATATGAAAGCAATCATGCGGCTTCATCAGATAAACGTGCTATGGACATGATTTGGTTACCACGAGCAGCAGACACTCAAATTTTTAAGTGGAATGTAGATGGAACGACTTTGAACTTTGCTGGAAGTACGGAAGTAAAAGGAACCGTGTTAAATCAGTATTCAATGGATGAATACAAAGGCAATTTCCGAATCTTCACAACAGAGGGGAATACATGGGATGAGAAAAGTACTTCCTATAATCACCTCTTTATTTTAGATGAACATTTAAAAGCACTTGGTTCAGTGAAAGATATGGCACCTGGAGAAAAAATATATTCTGCACGTTTTATGGGGGAAAAAGCATATGTGGTGACATTTAAACAAGTAGATCCTCTGTTTGTCATCGATGTAGCCAACCCGAAAAAGCCTGCCGTACTTGGAGAATTGAAGATTCCTGGCTTTAGTAATTACCTGCATCCATTAGATGAGACACATCTAATTGGCATTGGTTATGATACAGAGCAACGCTATGATGCTTATACGAAACGTAATTTTACTGTGACAACGAATATGAAGATGTCACTTTTTGATGTATCAGACTACCGTAACCCGAAAGAGCAGTCGACCGTTAAAATTGGTGGGAAAGGGTCATACTCTGATGTCCAGTACAATCCAAAAGCACTTTTCCGTCATGAGCAATACAACTACTTTGGCTTCCCGGTAGTGCTGTATGAGGCAGGTAAAGGGGATGACATTGTTTACCAAGGTCATGGAGCTCAAATTTACGAAATTACTGCAGACAAAGGTATCGTATTAAAAGGGAATATTATCAATCGTTCTACGAATGAGCCATATGAAAATTGGGAGCAGGTTGTACAACGAGTTGTCTATATAGATGACGCACTGTATACAGTAGCGCGTAATGAGGTAAAGAGCTATCAATTAAATAACTTTAAGCCATTAGATACATTAACATTCAAATAG
- a CDS encoding polysaccharide deacetylase family protein: MQERRKRRGPIIDFLLLGLIVTLTTIILVIILSKDEFKFQKISASKETDTESVNSNLTTESSAFPGIRIVTDVSNDKRTPFAIHYPQTDNEVFNDAVLQYISDSKENYLGSMKKNKEKAAMGELNISLETFPYREHYYSFVLTKMLYLGGANHEISTKTFFIDNETGEQISIQTLLQNDENNLTTLAANVRKDLQKNLQIKDALFPDELLKATEPKWSNFNRFAIVDDSLKFYFDEYEIASGAAGAPIVKLPLSLINPLLASEFQIAMENVKPTNPPPTGDPNKKRIALTFDDGPHPKVTEQILNILDKYQAKATFFMLGSRVQYYPDIARDVLARGHEIGNHSWNHPVLTKLTQEQVMKEYNSTATEIEKAINHGATVFRPPYGATNDTINAEIPIPVVLWTIDTLDWKHRNAQQLLPNIKNNLHNNAIVLMHDIHQSTADGLDAVLAYLQGQGYEFVTVSEIMPYRQ; this comes from the coding sequence ATGCAGGAACGCAGAAAAAGACGTGGTCCAATAATTGATTTTTTATTACTGGGCCTTATTGTAACTTTAACAACCATTATACTTGTTATTATCCTTTCAAAGGATGAATTTAAGTTTCAAAAGATTAGTGCTTCAAAAGAAACCGATACAGAATCGGTAAATAGTAATTTAACAACAGAAAGTTCTGCGTTTCCAGGTATACGAATTGTTACAGACGTTTCTAATGATAAACGAACACCTTTTGCTATTCACTACCCTCAAACAGATAACGAAGTTTTTAATGATGCCGTATTACAATACATATCGGATTCAAAAGAAAACTATCTAGGATCTATGAAAAAAAATAAAGAAAAAGCAGCGATGGGTGAATTAAATATTAGTCTGGAAACTTTTCCATACCGAGAGCATTATTATTCCTTTGTGCTAACAAAAATGCTGTACCTAGGTGGAGCTAATCATGAAATTTCAACGAAAACATTCTTTATTGATAACGAAACTGGCGAGCAAATTTCGATCCAAACACTCTTGCAAAATGATGAGAACAACTTAACAACATTAGCAGCAAATGTACGGAAAGATTTGCAAAAAAACCTCCAAATAAAGGATGCGCTTTTTCCTGATGAATTATTGAAAGCAACGGAGCCGAAATGGTCGAACTTCAACCGTTTTGCTATTGTCGACGATTCCTTGAAATTCTATTTCGATGAATATGAGATTGCTAGCGGAGCAGCCGGAGCCCCAATAGTGAAACTACCCCTTTCGCTTATTAATCCATTGTTAGCCTCAGAGTTTCAAATCGCTATGGAAAATGTAAAACCAACAAATCCACCGCCTACAGGTGATCCCAATAAAAAGCGTATAGCATTAACTTTTGATGATGGTCCCCACCCAAAAGTAACAGAACAAATATTAAATATCCTTGATAAGTACCAAGCAAAAGCTACCTTCTTTATGCTCGGTAGTCGTGTACAATATTATCCAGATATTGCCAGAGATGTTCTTGCACGTGGTCATGAAATAGGCAACCATTCATGGAATCACCCTGTATTAACAAAGCTTACGCAAGAACAAGTAATGAAAGAGTATAATTCTACAGCTACTGAAATCGAGAAAGCTATTAATCACGGTGCCACAGTTTTTAGGCCACCTTATGGCGCAACGAATGATACGATTAACGCTGAAATTCCTATTCCTGTCGTGTTATGGACAATTGATACATTAGATTGGAAACATCGCAATGCGCAGCAATTACTGCCAAATATTAAAAATAATTTACACAATAATGCCATTGTCCTAATGCATGATATTCATCAATCGACTGCTGATGGACTAGATGCGGTGTTAGCTTATTTACAAGGGCAAGGCTATGAATTCGTGACAGTTTCTGAGATTATGCCCTATCGCCAATAG
- a CDS encoding threonine/serine exporter family protein: MVLQEADNELTIDCLLLAGRIMIESGAETYRVEDTMLRMAHSQNMPNAQCYATPTGIIFSLGKTQPTRITSISSRMTDLQKIALVNSVSRRLTSHIITLEEAYDELKSIQKTNYFLPTYLQVIAAALASGCFLIMFKGGWSDFPVACLAGGLGFLVLVIINHLTRVKFFSEFTASLVLGFVAFLAVKYGYGNELDKIIISSVMPLVPGILITNAVRDLMAGHFMSGMAKGAEAFLTAFAIGAAIAVTLGF; this comes from the coding sequence ATGGTCTTACAAGAAGCGGATAATGAACTTACAATTGACTGTTTGTTACTTGCAGGGCGTATTATGATTGAAAGTGGTGCAGAAACATACCGTGTGGAGGATACGATGCTGCGAATGGCACATTCTCAAAATATGCCGAATGCTCAATGTTATGCCACACCAACTGGAATCATTTTTTCGTTAGGCAAAACTCAGCCAACGAGAATTACATCAATTTCCAGCAGGATGACAGATTTGCAAAAAATAGCCTTGGTAAATTCAGTATCTCGGAGACTCACATCTCACATCATAACATTAGAAGAAGCTTATGACGAGCTAAAGTCGATACAAAAAACAAATTATTTTTTACCAACGTATTTACAAGTTATAGCAGCTGCACTTGCAAGCGGTTGTTTCCTTATTATGTTTAAGGGAGGATGGTCGGATTTCCCTGTAGCTTGTTTAGCGGGTGGGTTAGGTTTCCTAGTGCTTGTGATAATCAACCACTTAACAAGGGTTAAATTTTTCTCTGAATTTACGGCATCACTTGTTCTCGGCTTTGTTGCCTTCTTAGCAGTAAAGTATGGATATGGTAATGAATTGGATAAAATAATTATTAGTTCTGTCATGCCACTCGTACCAGGTATTTTAATAACCAATGCAGTTCGTGATTTAATGGCGGGGCATTTTATGTCAGGGATGGCAAAGGGAGCAGAGGCCTTTTTAACAGCCTTTGCCATCGGTGCAGCCATTGCCGTCACTCTAGGGTTTTAG
- a CDS encoding threonine/serine exporter family protein translates to MDIIIQIIVSFFATAGIAIIFNVPRKTLLHCGLVGVIGWIIYFVLTEQGMDVVKASFFGSFVIAIVAHLYARRFKIPMIIFIVGGIIPLVPGGMAYNAMRNVVEDDYLQGLQYGLKAFLITGAIVIGLVFAEVIIQLIFRSVRSSKVKLQKVYKK, encoded by the coding sequence ATGGACATTATTATACAAATAATTGTAAGTTTTTTTGCGACTGCTGGAATTGCCATTATTTTTAACGTTCCTCGAAAAACACTCCTTCATTGTGGTCTTGTTGGAGTAATTGGCTGGATAATTTATTTTGTGTTAACAGAGCAAGGCATGGATGTTGTCAAAGCTTCTTTCTTTGGCTCGTTTGTCATTGCTATAGTGGCACATTTATATGCTCGCCGATTTAAAATACCGATGATTATCTTTATTGTAGGTGGAATTATACCGTTAGTGCCCGGGGGTATGGCTTATAATGCCATGAGAAATGTGGTAGAGGATGATTATTTACAAGGCTTACAATATGGCTTAAAGGCATTTTTAATTACAGGTGCGATAGTGATTGGACTTGTCTTTGCTGAAGTAATTATTCAACTTATTTTCCGTTCAGTTCGTTCAAGTAAGGTAAAATTACAAAAGGTCTATAAAAAGTAA
- a CDS encoding GGDEF domain-containing phosphodiesterase, whose amino-acid sequence MSHMHKSFTIDEHYLNSLPFPAIIINQDGQATIWGKSAEHLIELSVNDVKGNTTPSIHENLLRQLPVETFQSILQNEDSTYLDKITVQTTSNMELTTALLAKPFIEEGERFILMIFMLPELMTNAVSDCTTFVNLKQGLDATFMTVTLDQDGFILECNNEFLKTSQWTPKRVIGKTFWQLFPDNDESEKVSNTIWRNLNNGHTWQGEVEKITKTGQSYWVLLTAIPTFNLETNEQQFFLIEKDITKSKTIQHQLEKIAYIDTETGLMNAHRLEKVITTMIDDERHFSFVYLSIDKFYTLKELHDQQIEQSLIIEFTNRIKMYFQDSTMARINENDFVVITPLSEWFIQGFLSYLQQHPIYSGNIAVPISISGGITRYPEDQTTFSQLMKASIATISTVREAGGDKIVSLSTATHKALNRKALIEKRLLQALDQKNLKVLYQPQIDVYSGKITAVEALVRWEDEIIGVVSPDELIPIAEETGLINNIGSFMLEKACEQALLWKKAGHDLKISINSSVREFRDKNMAKSILEMITKTGCPANLLQIEITEKFALEAEAATSIAQQMRKLENEGISFILDDFGTGYGSFRYMQILPIDTLKIDQTFTNSLLKSEKTQKLMHGMVQLGKSMELKVVAEGVETAEQADLLITYGCDAIQGYYISKPVTPDEIEDLLSKQK is encoded by the coding sequence ATGAGTCACATGCATAAATCGTTTACGATTGATGAACATTATTTAAATTCACTTCCTTTTCCTGCAATTATCATCAATCAAGATGGACAAGCGACTATCTGGGGAAAGAGCGCTGAACATCTGATTGAATTATCAGTAAATGATGTTAAAGGAAATACTACTCCATCTATACACGAAAATCTACTACGCCAGCTCCCTGTAGAAACATTTCAATCTATTTTACAAAATGAGGACAGCACGTATCTAGATAAAATTACAGTACAGACAACCTCAAATATGGAACTGACGACAGCTTTGCTTGCTAAGCCTTTTATAGAAGAAGGAGAGCGCTTTATTCTAATGATATTTATGCTACCAGAATTAATGACAAATGCTGTTTCAGATTGCACTACATTTGTAAATCTCAAGCAAGGTTTAGACGCTACATTCATGACTGTAACACTCGATCAAGATGGTTTTATCTTAGAATGTAATAATGAATTTCTAAAAACAAGCCAATGGACACCTAAGCGTGTTATCGGTAAAACATTTTGGCAATTGTTCCCTGATAATGATGAAAGTGAAAAAGTTAGCAATACTATTTGGCGTAATTTAAACAACGGTCATACGTGGCAGGGGGAAGTTGAAAAAATTACAAAAACGGGACAATCTTATTGGGTACTGCTAACAGCTATCCCTACCTTTAATCTTGAAACAAATGAACAACAATTTTTCTTAATTGAAAAGGATATTACTAAATCGAAGACCATCCAACATCAATTGGAAAAAATCGCTTATATTGATACAGAAACAGGGTTGATGAATGCGCATCGCCTTGAAAAAGTAATTACCACTATGATTGATGACGAAAGACACTTTTCTTTTGTTTATTTAAGTATTGATAAATTCTATACGCTAAAAGAATTACATGATCAACAAATAGAGCAAAGCCTTATTATTGAATTTACAAATCGTATAAAAATGTATTTCCAAGATAGTACGATGGCTCGAATAAATGAAAATGATTTTGTTGTCATCACACCTTTAAGTGAGTGGTTTATTCAAGGCTTTTTATCCTACTTACAGCAGCATCCTATTTATAGCGGCAATATTGCAGTACCAATTTCTATTAGTGGTGGCATCACAAGATACCCAGAGGATCAAACAACATTCTCTCAGCTTATGAAAGCATCTATTGCTACCATTTCTACGGTGCGTGAAGCTGGTGGAGACAAAATTGTTTCCTTATCAACAGCAACACATAAAGCTTTAAATCGTAAAGCTTTAATTGAAAAGCGTTTACTTCAAGCACTAGATCAAAAGAATTTAAAGGTACTCTATCAACCACAAATTGATGTTTATTCTGGGAAAATTACAGCAGTTGAAGCACTCGTACGCTGGGAAGACGAGATAATTGGGGTTGTTTCACCTGACGAGTTAATTCCTATTGCAGAAGAAACAGGTCTGATTAACAACATTGGCTCCTTTATGCTCGAAAAAGCCTGTGAGCAGGCATTGCTTTGGAAAAAAGCTGGACATGATCTAAAAATATCAATTAACTCTTCTGTACGAGAGTTTCGTGATAAAAATATGGCTAAATCCATTCTTGAAATGATCACAAAAACTGGTTGTCCGGCAAATCTACTACAAATTGAAATTACCGAAAAATTTGCTTTAGAAGCCGAAGCTGCAACTTCTATTGCACAACAAATGCGCAAGCTTGAAAACGAAGGCATCTCCTTCATCTTAGATGATTTTGGAACTGGCTATGGTTCATTTAGATATATGCAAATTTTACCAATCGATACTTTAAAAATTGATCAAACATTTACGAATTCACTATTAAAATCTGAAAAGACCCAAAAGCTTATGCACGGTATGGTACAGCTAGGGAAATCTATGGAACTGAAAGTTGTAGCGGAAGGTGTTGAAACCGCTGAGCAAGCTGATTTATTAATTACTTATGGCTGTGATGCAATTCAAGGGTATTATATTAGTAAGCCTGTTACACCAGATGAAATTGAGGATTTACTTAGTAAGCAAAAATAA